The following proteins are co-located in the Pseudomonas antarctica genome:
- a CDS encoding peroxiredoxin — protein sequence MPVAIDKPVADFEAQATSGQTFSLAALKGKQVVIYFYPKDSTPGCTTEGQGFRDQYAAFKAANTEVFGVSRDSVKSHENFKSKQAFPFELISDKDEAVCQLFDVIKLKKLYGKEYLGVDRSTFLIDKEGVLRQEWRGVKVPGHVDAVLAAAQALDKA from the coding sequence ATGCCGGTAGCCATCGACAAACCCGTGGCCGATTTCGAAGCCCAGGCCACCAGCGGCCAGACCTTCAGCCTCGCTGCACTCAAGGGCAAGCAGGTGGTGATCTACTTCTATCCGAAGGACAGCACCCCGGGCTGCACCACTGAAGGCCAGGGTTTCCGTGACCAGTACGCGGCGTTCAAGGCCGCCAACACCGAAGTGTTTGGCGTGTCGCGTGACAGCGTGAAATCCCACGAGAACTTCAAGAGCAAGCAGGCGTTTCCCTTTGAGCTGATCAGTGACAAGGACGAAGCGGTTTGCCAGTTGTTTGATGTGATCAAGCTGAAGAAGCTGTATGGCAAGGAATACCTGGGGGTTGATCGCAGCACTTTCCTGATCGACAAGGAGGGCGTGCTGCGTCAGGAATGGCGCGGCGTGAAAGTGCCGGGCCATGTGGACGCCGTTTTGGCGGCGGCACAGGCCCTGGACAAGGCCTGA
- a CDS encoding glycine cleavage system protein R, with amino-acid sequence MSTPTVREQFLVISALGANPMELTNVLCRASHENRCAVVTSRLTRHGECSALVLQISGTWDALARLETGLPGLAKKHDFTVNVVRSAALENRPQALPYVAYVSSAYRSDIVNELCQFFIDHNVELENLTCDTYQAPQTGGTMLNATFTVTLPAGVQISWLRDQFLDFADALNLDALIEPWRPQNPM; translated from the coding sequence ATGTCCACCCCCACAGTTCGCGAACAATTCCTTGTTATCAGTGCCCTCGGCGCCAACCCCATGGAGCTGACCAACGTCCTGTGCCGCGCCAGCCATGAAAACCGCTGCGCCGTTGTGACCTCCCGCCTGACCCGCCATGGCGAGTGCAGTGCGTTGGTGCTGCAGATTTCCGGCACCTGGGATGCCCTGGCGCGTCTGGAAACCGGCCTGCCGGGCTTGGCGAAGAAGCACGACTTCACGGTCAACGTGGTGCGCAGTGCGGCGTTGGAAAACCGCCCACAAGCCCTGCCTTATGTAGCGTACGTCAGCTCGGCCTACCGCTCGGACATCGTCAACGAGCTGTGCCAGTTCTTCATCGACCATAACGTCGAGCTGGAAAACCTGACCTGCGACACTTACCAGGCGCCACAAACCGGCGGCACCATGCTCAACGCAACGTTCACCGTGACCTTGCCGGCCGGCGTGCAGATCAGCTGGCTGCGCGACCAGTTCCTGGATTTCGCCGATGCCCTGAACCTCGATGCGCTGATCGAGCCGTGGCGCCCACAAAACCCAATGTAA
- the dapA gene encoding 4-hydroxy-tetrahydrodipicolinate synthase produces the protein MIAGSMVALVTPMDAQGHLDWDSLGKLVDFHLQEGTNAIVAVGTTGESATLDVEEHIQVIEFVVKRVAGRIAVIAGTGANSTREAIELTKNAKKAGADACLLVTPYYNKPTQEGLYQHFRTIAEAVDIPQILYNVPGRTACDMKAETVIRLSTVPNIIGIKEATGDLQRAKDILAGVSSDFLVYSGDDATAVELILLGGKGNISVTANVAPRAMSDMCAAAIAGDAVKARAIHEQLMPLNKTLFIESNPIPVKWALFEMGLMPDGIRLPLTRLSEACHEPLRQALRQSGVLV, from the coding sequence ATGATTGCGGGCAGTATGGTGGCACTGGTCACACCCATGGATGCACAAGGTCATCTCGACTGGGATAGCCTGGGCAAACTGGTGGACTTCCACCTGCAAGAGGGCACCAACGCCATTGTGGCGGTCGGCACCACAGGTGAATCGGCCACCCTTGATGTGGAAGAACACATTCAGGTGATCGAATTCGTGGTCAAGCGCGTCGCGGGTCGTATCGCCGTGATCGCCGGTACGGGCGCCAACTCGACGCGTGAAGCGATCGAGCTGACCAAAAACGCCAAGAAAGCCGGCGCCGATGCTTGCCTGCTGGTGACCCCGTACTACAACAAGCCGACCCAGGAAGGCCTGTACCAGCACTTCCGCACCATTGCCGAAGCCGTTGATATCCCGCAGATCCTTTACAACGTGCCCGGCCGCACTGCCTGCGACATGAAGGCCGAGACCGTGATTCGCCTGTCCACCGTACCGAACATCATCGGTATCAAGGAAGCCACCGGCGACCTGCAACGCGCCAAGGACATCCTGGCCGGCGTGAGCAGCGACTTCCTGGTGTATTCCGGTGACGACGCCACGGCGGTCGAACTGATCTTGCTGGGTGGCAAAGGCAACATCTCGGTGACCGCCAACGTTGCCCCGCGTGCCATGAGCGACATGTGCGCCGCTGCCATCGCCGGTGACGCCGTGAAAGCGCGTGCGATCCACGAGCAACTGATGCCGCTCAACAAGACACTCTTTATCGAATCCAACCCTATTCCCGTGAAATGGGCGCTGTTTGAGATGGGCTTGATGCCGGACGGTATCCGTCTGCCGCTCACCCGGCTCAGCGAAGCCTGTCACGAACCGCTGCGACAGGCCCTGCGCCAGTCCGGCGTCCTGGTTTAA
- the bamC gene encoding outer membrane protein assembly factor BamC, translated as MKRLAGLSALALIISSTSGCGWIWGPDGYFRDRGSDYLEAQATKPMQLPPDVNVAKRLDPLLPIPRNVADDTTKGEYVVPRPQPISAVADASDYSLQKSGDNRWIIAQRPPAEVWPVAVQFFQDNGFRIDQQRPQTGEFTTAWQHGSELSANMAKRLQAGGVAADSEARVRVRIEPGVQRNTSEVYVVSAERPAGSTANVDFTPRSVNMGVDAALVDEMLASMSRISEKGGSVSLLAAGNFDTPNRVSLTEDGSGNVVLTLGEDLDRAWASVGRALEQGPWRVEDINRSLGLYYINVAEKAEKKDDEPGFFGKLFGSKPTKEEIETRAERYQVRLSKVGESVQVTVEKNINTVAPAETARKVLGVIQDNLG; from the coding sequence ATGAAGCGATTGGCCGGACTTTCCGCACTTGCCTTGATTATCTCCAGCACCAGCGGCTGCGGTTGGATTTGGGGCCCGGATGGTTACTTCCGTGACCGCGGTAGCGATTACCTGGAAGCACAAGCAACCAAACCGATGCAACTGCCGCCCGACGTCAATGTCGCCAAGCGCCTTGACCCGTTGCTGCCGATCCCGCGCAACGTCGCCGACGACACCACCAAGGGTGAGTACGTGGTGCCGCGTCCACAGCCGATCTCGGCCGTGGCTGACGCCAGTGACTACAGCCTGCAGAAGAGCGGCGACAACCGCTGGATCATCGCTCAGCGCCCACCTGCCGAAGTCTGGCCGGTGGCGGTGCAGTTTTTCCAGGACAACGGTTTCCGCATTGATCAGCAGCGTCCGCAGACCGGTGAGTTCACCACGGCGTGGCAGCACGGCAGCGAACTGTCCGCCAACATGGCCAAGCGCCTGCAGGCCGGTGGTGTAGCCGCCGACAGCGAAGCCCGTGTGCGTGTGCGTATCGAGCCAGGCGTGCAACGCAATACCAGTGAAGTCTACGTGGTCAGCGCCGAGCGTCCTGCCGGCAGCACTGCCAACGTCGATTTCACCCCGCGTTCGGTCAACATGGGCGTTGACGCCGCGCTGGTCGACGAGATGCTGGCCAGCATGAGCCGTATCTCCGAGAAGGGTGGTTCAGTCTCCCTGCTCGCCGCCGGTAACTTCGACACGCCTAACCGCGTCAGCCTCACCGAAGACGGCAGCGGCAACGTGGTGCTGACCCTGGGTGAAGACCTCGACCGCGCCTGGGCCAGTGTTGGCCGTGCGTTGGAGCAAGGTCCTTGGCGCGTTGAAGACATCAACCGCAGCCTGGGCCTGTACTACATCAACGTGGCTGAAAAGGCCGAGAAGAAAGACGACGAGCCAGGCTTCTTCGGCAAGTTGTTCGGCAGCAAGCCGACCAAGGAAGAGATCGAAACCCGCGCCGAGCGTTACCAGGTTCGTCTGAGCAAGGTTGGCGAGAGCGTGCAAGTCACTGTCGAGAAGAACATCAACACCGTTGCGCCTGCTGAAACAGCACGCAAAGTGTTGGGCGTGATTCAGGACAACCTGGGCTGA